From Variimorphobacter saccharofermentans, one genomic window encodes:
- a CDS encoding peptidoglycan DD-metalloendopeptidase family protein, with protein MKKNRFTEFFKGKGYYVLLFVGVIAIAAVAFLGSQMTSNQNSEDENYVDLNETDENIAANEEDNQLAENNPVSEGIANNGSNSTNDTVANDTTTDETPQVVESNGNQIEYEGYADTVKDDTEVAQDTQSNETAKAEAPESVEANSKTVQADNTKAMENLSFKADEGLLWPVNGNVIMNYSMDHTIYFATLMQYKCNPAIIIDAEVGTEVKAAATGIVSSIDTDNEETGLTVTVNIGDGYSVVYGQLDNVSLEVGDMVNEGDIIGTVSEPTKYYTLEGSNLYFQVLENEQTVNPMLLLR; from the coding sequence GTGAAAAAGAACAGATTTACTGAATTTTTCAAAGGAAAAGGTTATTATGTATTGTTGTTTGTCGGAGTGATTGCTATCGCTGCAGTAGCATTCTTAGGATCACAAATGACCTCAAACCAAAATAGTGAGGATGAGAATTATGTGGATCTGAATGAGACCGATGAAAACATAGCAGCCAATGAGGAGGATAATCAATTGGCTGAAAATAACCCGGTATCGGAGGGGATTGCTAATAATGGAAGTAATTCAACGAATGATACTGTAGCAAATGATACTACAACGGATGAGACGCCACAAGTGGTGGAAAGCAACGGCAATCAGATTGAATACGAAGGGTATGCCGATACCGTCAAGGATGATACCGAGGTAGCGCAGGATACGCAGTCGAATGAGACAGCAAAGGCGGAAGCCCCGGAATCAGTTGAAGCAAACAGTAAAACAGTTCAAGCAGACAATACCAAGGCTATGGAAAATCTGTCCTTTAAAGCAGACGAGGGTCTCCTATGGCCTGTGAATGGTAATGTTATTATGAACTATAGTATGGATCATACGATTTATTTTGCAACTTTGATGCAGTATAAATGTAACCCTGCCATCATTATTGATGCAGAAGTGGGAACAGAAGTAAAGGCAGCAGCAACAGGTATCGTAAGCAGCATCGATACAGATAATGAAGAGACTGGACTCACTGTTACGGTAAATATCGGTGATGGATACAGTGTGGTTTACGGTCAATTAGATAATGTATCCCTTGAGGTTGGAGATATGGTAAATGAGGGAGATATCATCGGTACAGTTAGTGAACCGACAAAATATTATACATTAGAAGGCAGCAACCTGTATTTTCAAGTACTTGAAAATGAGCAGACAGTAAATCCCATGTTGTTACTTCGCTAA
- a CDS encoding winged helix-turn-helix transcriptional regulator: MVTFNGKTYECPLEMTIDLIGGKWKVLLLWHLSKGPLRFNELSRIFPHLSTKMLTQQLRDLERDGLVHRNIYPQVPPKVEYTLTDLGHSMMPILQEMNRWGTSHINTQIPQSDQ; the protein is encoded by the coding sequence ATGGTTACATTTAACGGAAAAACATATGAATGTCCTTTGGAAATGACAATCGATTTAATCGGAGGTAAATGGAAGGTTCTATTACTATGGCATCTGTCGAAGGGTCCCCTTCGTTTCAATGAATTAAGCCGCATATTCCCTCATCTTTCCACGAAGATGTTGACTCAGCAATTGAGGGATTTAGAAAGGGATGGCTTAGTTCACAGGAATATCTATCCTCAGGTTCCACCCAAGGTAGAATACACTCTGACTGATCTAGGTCATAGCATGATGCCCATCCTGCAGGAAATGAATCGCTGGGGTACATCCCACATAAACACTCAGATCCCCCAGTCGGATCAATGA
- a CDS encoding nitroreductase family protein — MENIMENTTLMDIFKRRSIRKFQAKEVPKEVITVLLYAAMNAPSACNQRCWHFVVIRDQEIKDKLSQIHGGYHTIKNAPVSILVCGEPKAATLPSFWEHDCAAASENILIAAQSLGLGGVWQGANPAEPEQLDMVSDFVRLPVGIKPFAILSIGYPAETGNVKDKFDPNKIHFDYQW; from the coding sequence ATGGAGAATATTATGGAGAATACGACATTAATGGACATTTTCAAAAGGAGAAGCATTAGAAAGTTCCAAGCGAAGGAGGTACCGAAGGAAGTCATAACGGTTCTTCTGTATGCTGCTATGAATGCTCCCTCTGCGTGTAATCAAAGGTGCTGGCATTTTGTAGTGATTCGGGATCAGGAAATCAAGGACAAATTATCTCAGATTCACGGAGGGTATCATACAATCAAGAATGCGCCGGTCTCTATTCTTGTGTGCGGGGAACCTAAGGCTGCAACTCTTCCAAGCTTTTGGGAACATGATTGTGCCGCCGCTTCAGAAAATATACTGATTGCAGCGCAATCCTTGGGCCTTGGAGGCGTATGGCAAGGTGCCAATCCTGCCGAACCGGAGCAGCTTGATATGGTCAGTGATTTTGTACGCTTGCCGGTGGGGATTAAACCATTTGCGATTCTTTCCATCGGTTACCCTGCAGAAACCGGCAATGTGAAAGATAAGTTTGATCCGAATAAGATTCATTTTGATTATCAGTGGTAA